The Mesoplodon densirostris isolate mMesDen1 chromosome 20, mMesDen1 primary haplotype, whole genome shotgun sequence genomic sequence tttctttttctagccaATACTGGCCtctctttgttctgtttttttacaTCCTTTCACCTATTCCATACTGCATAGCAAGAAGATTAGTGGATGATACGGATGCTATGAGTAACGCCTGTAAGGAACTGGCCATATTTCTTACGACAGGCATTGTGGTCTCAGCTTTTGGACTCCCTATTGTATTTGCCAGAGCACACCTGGTAAGTGAAAGCATTCTTCTAATGGTTTTACATTAGATTGTGTTAAGTTTTTCTCAGGAAAAACGTTTTTGTTAAATGACTTAAAAAAGAGACGAGAGACATAGGAGCCTAGAGGATAAGAGATAAAAATCTTACTTTTGTGGTTGTTAACTGGTGGAAATACCGGAGAGCATTGGCAGCGACAGTTGGCTTGCCAGTACTTCACTGTCAGAATTGGGCACATGGACTCGGCCAGTGCTGAACAACCACAGGCCTGCCCTGTATAGCTTAAACATGGAAGACCCGAGGAGATCCGTGTTCTCTGCAGGTGGGAAAGTACCAAAGAGTAGAAGAGGCCTCCCAGACTCACCAGTCAGATTCGCTCCTCCATCTCTGGGCGGGTGGAGATGACAGAGAAGACGGGCTGGCCACCCTTCCACATGGAGAGGGCGATGACTCCCCAcctcttgaaaagaatgtgcacgAGTGTGTTTGCATCTCTGATACTTTAAATCTAATCTGCTCTCTAGATAAAATTTTTAGGTTCACTGATGAAGTGTTGGGAGCAAACTTCTCtgtaaacagaaaattacagaatTCTGTGCTACCTCCTCATAGCCTGGAAGCTAGGCTTGCTTTTGAATAATTATCACCTTCCAtgactttctgtctctttaaAGGAACCAGCAATACATAAGAACAGCATTACATGTTCAGCAGCGTCAAAGTTATTATTACAAGTTGTATTTGTTTTGGATCGTGATTGGCTACAACTAGAGCCTAGATTCACTTTTCGTTTCCTTGTTGTTTTTCATGTCTGTTAACTGAGCGTTTCTGTCTTCTTCTGTAGATCGAGTGGGGAGCTTGTGCACTTGTCCTCACCGGAAACACGGTCATCTTTGCAACTATCCTGGGCTTTTTCTTGGTCTTTGGCAGCAATGATGACTTCAGCTGGCAGCAGTGGTGAAAGGGATTACTGAACTCTTGTCAGATGGACTTCTTGTCATTTCTCAGCCGTCCGTGCACACAGGAGGTGGGGCAGTGATGCTGAGCAGTGGAGCAAGCCTCTTGGGGGTGTTCTAGGTGCTCCTTCTCACTTGTATTGTAAGCATACTATTTTCACAGAGACTTGCTGAAGGATTAAAAGGATTTTCTCTTTTGGAAAAGCTTGACTGATTTCACACTTATCTCTAGTATGCTTTTTGTGGTGTCCTgctgaatttaaatatttatgtgttttccctgttcagttttttttttttaaccagtatgcaatgttaaatattttttaaatctaataaCCATTTGCATTGGTTAGGAACTAGAGTTCTGCTGGCTATTACTGGGCTaaagtacttttttttccttaagattatTTAACCTCCATTACTACACAAAGTTATAAAGATAAGTTTTTCAATCAGTCAGGATGACATCACTCCCAATTTTATGCAAACATGCAGACTATTAGCATACCTTATAGACAATATACTCAGTGCAAATATAGCTACATTTGTACCTCAGAGGGGCCAAGTATTAATGCCACGCCCTCCATAAGGGTTGCTGGTTTTGCTGGAAAGCAGGTGTTTTGTGAACGGAAAATTATTTTATGGAATTGCTACAAAGGAGTGCTTTTATTCTCAATTGTTAGAAGAACTTATTGTTAAAGGTAAGAGTGTAAAAACAGATTTTTGAGATACGGTTTTTATTTATGTTACAATTAGAGTGAGTTGCATTGTGGGAAGAAACGATGttgaaattccatttttttgAATCCTGTTTCTATTTATAAGTGGAATTTTAAATCTTCTTTCAGTCTTTCATGTTTTACATGGGTAAAGAGACACACACGGAACTACTGCTGATACGGGAAAGTGTATGTTTGCATCCTACAGACTAGAAAACCTTTTCCTGCCTCCTCCTTGTAACTTATTTCGTACATTGtatatattaagtaaaataactTTTCCAACATGGTTTAATAACACGTTAAATTAGAGGTTTTAACACACCTGGAGAGTGATTGCTCCACCATACATTCAGAGTGCCCCAGCCCCGCAAGGCCTTGACGTGATTAACAAGTGACTTGTTAGTTATGCCTATAATTCATGTATTAACAACTCACGATTTAGACCACGGTAATTGTAGTTCTTATCCCCTAAGGTTAtatcatatgtaattttaaaatatttaaggcaaGTTTCCTGTATACCCCTcaactgttttgatttttatttcaccGTCATAGATTTGCTGTTTCCTTTTATAAACGGTCTTGATTGTGTGAATTAATGCAAAGTAGCCAAATCCAGCTGTATAGCAGCTTCAGACACAAAGCTGACCAAAAAATTCCCAGTAACCAGGCATGATCAAATTGTAGTGGGCGTTCCATCTCACAATTATCAGTACTTTTTTTCAGGAGCTCGTTTTGAAAATGTTCAAGTTGGTCTGacagtattttgttaaggacatttgtttatatgtttattcAGTATACTTACATAAAATCTGTTCTGCCTTCAGGCGAAATGGAGTAATCATGACAACTGTCTTGTGCTATAAAGTTGATTTCTCCAAAAAATGGGAACAAATTGTgggtttgttcagctttttactaaAAATGCCTCAAAGCCGCGGGCTTTATCGCCCAACTCAAGTTGTTACTTTGAGCCGTGAGATGGGAAGCAGAATAAATATGCGTGCGTGTGGCTGTCGCATTTACACACAGGCTGAAAGCAGCTTGCAGTGTTAGGATGTGGTAGGCGTAAAGACCAGAGGGGCAGCCACAGGTGGACTAGGCAGCTGGTGGTACAGTTGGGAACTCAGTGCCTGTGATctactcaattttttttcttttcttttttttttgccaaaaaaaCATTCTCTGGTCTTCCCCCATCCATTTTCTGTTCTAGAATGTCAGTGCAGTGCACTGCCACTGTTTCATTTACTTGGCCATAGACTCTTTTTCTGAGAGCTGCGTATTCTGTATACTAATCGCACTGGCAGCATTGTGTCTTTGACCTT encodes the following:
- the LEPROTL1 gene encoding leptin receptor overlapping transcript-like 1 encodes the protein MAGIKALISLSFGGAIGLMFLMLGCALPIYNQYWPLFVLFFYILSPIPYCIARRLVDDTDAMSNACKELAIFLTTGIVVSAFGLPIVFARAHLIEWGACALVLTGNTVIFATILGFFLVFGSNDDFSWQQW